A window of Sphingorhabdus lacus contains these coding sequences:
- a CDS encoding CsgG/HfaB family protein, producing MRRIISTLLAGALLSVGAPAFAKEDKSSAKKAQDKNMTEIPVCTRKLGTVAITEPETQWWSELGLSNPEAVIKFFVQKSGCFSLVDRGGGLAARAVERALGDSGELQRGSNIGKRQVKAADYVIVPDIISRNSNSGGSGIAGGLAGALGGRFIGGLVGGLKVSKKEASVSLSVVNVRTTEIEALSEGYYRKSDVSWGAGGGAWWGGGLAGAGGGSYQNSDIGQVIVLAYLDAYKKMVGELGGLPENASDAAPQAE from the coding sequence ATGCGACGGATTATTTCCACATTATTGGCAGGTGCACTTTTAAGTGTCGGGGCACCCGCCTTTGCGAAGGAAGACAAGTCTTCCGCAAAAAAAGCACAAGACAAGAATATGACCGAAATCCCGGTCTGCACCCGTAAATTGGGCACTGTGGCGATTACCGAGCCAGAAACCCAATGGTGGAGTGAACTCGGGCTTTCCAACCCCGAAGCGGTTATCAAATTTTTCGTGCAGAAATCGGGCTGCTTCTCACTTGTCGATCGCGGCGGCGGCCTTGCGGCACGCGCGGTTGAGCGTGCTCTTGGCGATTCCGGCGAATTACAGCGCGGGTCGAACATCGGCAAACGGCAGGTGAAGGCTGCCGACTATGTGATCGTACCCGACATCATCAGCCGTAATAGCAACTCCGGCGGAAGCGGGATTGCGGGCGGTCTGGCAGGCGCATTGGGCGGCCGGTTTATCGGCGGGCTCGTGGGCGGTCTGAAGGTGTCCAAGAAGGAAGCCAGCGTTTCGTTGTCGGTCGTCAATGTGCGCACCACCGAGATTGAAGCGCTGTCGGAAGGCTATTACCGCAAGTCGGACGTCAGCTGGGGTGCCGGCGGCGGTGCATGGTGGGGCGGTGGCCTCGCAGGTGCCGGTGGCGGCAGCTACCAGAATAGCGACATCGGCCAGGTTATCGTGCTCGCCTATCTCGACGCCTATAAAAAGATGGTCGGGGAACTGGGTGGCCTGCCTGAAAATGCAAGCGACGCTGCGCCACAAGCGGAGTGA
- a CDS encoding acyl-CoA dehydrogenase family protein — protein sequence MQLEFSPEEIAFQQEVRSFIAENYPQNLRSVQDEGHDLSKEDFLSWHRILAKKGWIAPAWPVEYGGTGWTATQRFIWSEELAAADCVGTMPFGLSMVGPVIYTFGTPEQKARFLPGILSGDDWWCQGYSEPGSGSDLASLRTKAVRDGDHYIVNGQKTWTTMAQHADWGFFLVRTDPDAKQQEGISFLLIDMKSPGVTVRPIITLGGEHEVNEVWLEDVRVPVDQRIYEENKGWTCAKFLLAHERTGIAAVARSKRGVEKIKQIARTEMDGDKPLLANAFFKRKISELEIDLTALEFTELRSLAGEAAGKGPGPESSLLKIKGSEIQQRITELALEAVGHYGAPYFRGFGEGDNEHPIGPDYAHRAAPTYFNTRKTTIYGGSNEIQRNIIAKMVLGI from the coding sequence ATGCAATTGGAATTCAGTCCCGAAGAAATCGCCTTCCAGCAGGAAGTACGTAGCTTCATCGCCGAAAATTACCCGCAGAACCTGCGCTCAGTGCAGGATGAAGGGCATGATCTTTCGAAAGAAGATTTCCTGTCCTGGCACCGCATACTTGCGAAAAAAGGCTGGATCGCCCCTGCATGGCCCGTTGAATATGGCGGCACCGGCTGGACCGCGACGCAGCGTTTCATTTGGTCCGAAGAACTGGCGGCTGCCGATTGCGTCGGCACCATGCCCTTTGGCCTCTCGATGGTTGGCCCTGTTATCTACACCTTCGGCACGCCCGAGCAAAAGGCCCGCTTCCTTCCCGGCATCCTGTCGGGCGATGACTGGTGGTGTCAGGGTTATTCGGAGCCCGGCTCCGGTTCCGACCTCGCTTCGCTGCGCACAAAAGCTGTGCGCGATGGCGACCATTATATCGTCAATGGCCAGAAAACCTGGACCACCATGGCGCAGCATGCCGACTGGGGCTTCTTCCTTGTTCGCACCGATCCCGATGCGAAGCAGCAGGAAGGCATCAGCTTCCTGTTGATCGACATGAAATCGCCGGGCGTCACCGTCCGCCCGATCATCACGCTGGGCGGCGAACATGAAGTCAACGAAGTCTGGCTCGAAGACGTCCGCGTTCCCGTCGATCAGCGTATTTATGAAGAGAATAAGGGTTGGACCTGCGCCAAATTCCTGCTCGCCCATGAACGCACCGGCATTGCGGCGGTTGCCCGTTCAAAGCGCGGCGTTGAGAAGATCAAGCAGATTGCCCGCACCGAAATGGACGGCGACAAGCCGTTGCTCGCCAATGCCTTTTTCAAGCGCAAGATTTCGGAGCTGGAAATCGACCTGACCGCGCTGGAATTCACCGAATTGCGCAGCCTCGCTGGTGAAGCCGCAGGCAAAGGCCCTGGACCTGAATCAAGCTTGCTGAAGATCAAGGGTTCGGAAATTCAGCAGCGTATCACCGAACTCGCGCTGGAAGCGGTTGGCCATTATGGCGCGCCCTATTTCCGCGGCTTCGGCGAAGGCGACAACGAACACCCCATTGGTCCCGATTACGCACACCGCGCAGCGCCGACCTATTTCAACACCCGCAAGACGACGATTTACGGCGGATCGAACGAGATCCAGCGGAACATCATCGCCAAGATGGTGCTCGGGATTTAA
- a CDS encoding LL-diaminopimelate aminotransferase, protein MSEEFYRIKRLPPYVIAEVNAMRAAARAAGEDIIDLGMGNPDLPPPPHVIEKLCEVAQKPDAHGYSASKGIPGLRKAQANYYGRRFGVDVDPEHEVVVTMGSKEGLASLATAITAPGDVVLAPNPSYPIHTFGFIIAGATIRSVPTTPDENYFRSLERAMAFTVPRPSILVVNYPSNPTAETVDLAFYERLVAWAKENKVWILSDLAYSELYFDGNPTPSILQVKGGKDVAVEFTSLSKTYSMAGWRVGFAVGNRQLIAAMTRVKSYLDYGAFTPIQAAACAALNGPQDIVEQNRQLYHKRRDILVEAFGRAGWDIPPPRASMFAWAPLPPALAHLGSLEFSKQMLTHAKVAVAPGVGYGEDGEGYVRIAMVENEHRLRQAARNVKRYLQSMGVNTPSQSKAI, encoded by the coding sequence ATGTCCGAAGAATTCTACCGCATTAAGCGTTTGCCGCCTTATGTCATCGCCGAAGTCAATGCGATGCGCGCGGCCGCCCGTGCGGCGGGTGAGGACATTATCGACCTTGGCATGGGCAATCCCGATCTGCCGCCGCCGCCCCATGTGATCGAAAAACTGTGCGAAGTGGCGCAGAAGCCCGATGCACACGGCTATTCCGCGTCCAAAGGTATCCCGGGCTTGCGTAAGGCGCAGGCCAATTATTATGGCCGCCGTTTCGGTGTCGATGTCGATCCCGAACATGAAGTCGTCGTGACCATGGGCTCGAAAGAAGGTTTGGCAAGCCTTGCGACCGCCATCACGGCGCCGGGTGACGTTGTGCTCGCCCCGAACCCCAGCTATCCCATTCACACATTCGGCTTCATCATCGCGGGCGCGACAATCCGGTCGGTGCCAACAACGCCCGATGAGAATTACTTCCGGTCTCTGGAGCGGGCCATGGCCTTCACCGTGCCGCGCCCGTCTATTCTTGTCGTGAACTATCCGTCAAACCCGACGGCCGAGACCGTCGATCTGGCATTTTACGAGCGGCTGGTCGCATGGGCGAAAGAGAATAAGGTCTGGATCCTGTCCGACCTTGCCTATTCCGAACTCTATTTTGACGGCAACCCCACGCCCTCCATCTTGCAGGTGAAGGGCGGTAAAGATGTCGCGGTGGAATTTACCTCTTTGTCCAAAACTTATTCCATGGCCGGTTGGCGGGTTGGTTTTGCCGTGGGCAACCGGCAGTTGATTGCTGCGATGACGCGGGTCAAAAGCTACCTGGACTATGGTGCCTTCACCCCGATACAGGCCGCTGCTTGTGCTGCGCTCAACGGACCGCAGGACATTGTCGAGCAGAACCGGCAACTTTACCATAAGCGCCGCGACATATTGGTCGAGGCATTCGGGCGTGCAGGCTGGGACATTCCGCCGCCCCGCGCATCGATGTTCGCATGGGCCCCATTGCCGCCCGCGCTCGCACATCTTGGCAGCCTCGAATTTTCGAAGCAAATGCTGACCCATGCCAAGGTCGCTGTTGCACCGGGCGTTGGCTATGGGGAGGATGGCGAAGGCTATGTGCGTATCGCCATGGTCGAAAATGAGCACCGGTTGCGGCAGGCAGCCCGCAATGTGAAGCGATACCTGCAATCGATGGGCGTCAACACACCCAGCCAGTCGAAAGCAATCTAA
- a CDS encoding DEAD/DEAH box helicase produces the protein MTFENLPPLLDEALTARGYTALTPVQTAVIAAEAEGRDLVVSAQTGSGKTVAFGLAMAPQILDGGIVSLAREPAALIIAPTRELALQVSRELMWLYGKAGVRIATCVGGMDASKERRNLSQGAQIVVGTPGRLRDHLERGALDLSALKVAVLDEADEMLDMGFREELEEILNATPEGRRTLLFSATMPKPIVSLAKRYQRDALRISTVGEDRGHGDISYQVVTVAPPDIENAVVNLLRLHEAETAILFCATRENVRHLHANLTERGFNVVALSGEHSQSERNQALQALRDRRARVCVATDVAARGIDLPNLSLVVHVELPRDAEGLQHRSGRTGRAGRKGTAVLIVPYQRRKRVESMLRGAKIEADWIKVPTAADIRAKDHDRLLETLLTPVEVEDEDRTLGARLLETMSAEDIAAALVRVHRARMPQAADMLDDGSREQPRDNHRAGFDDSVWFTLNIGRRNNADPKWILPLLCRRGGVTKNDIGAIRIAANETHVGIAAAAVAKFAKAIAQPGHDEDNDVEIVQASGPPREAARENKRRGRDGDRPQRAQLGVNPRGDKPRGDRPFGDKPRGDRPRGDGPRGGPPPRDGARPFRKDGPAPSKHGVKHKAKGNRPR, from the coding sequence ATGACATTTGAAAATCTTCCCCCGCTTCTCGACGAAGCGCTTACCGCGCGTGGCTATACCGCGCTGACCCCTGTGCAAACCGCTGTAATTGCGGCTGAAGCCGAAGGGCGTGACCTTGTTGTTTCGGCGCAGACCGGCTCCGGAAAGACCGTTGCCTTCGGACTCGCCATGGCGCCGCAGATCTTGGATGGCGGCATTGTAAGCCTCGCCCGTGAGCCTGCAGCACTTATTATTGCGCCAACGCGCGAGCTGGCCTTGCAGGTTAGCCGCGAACTGATGTGGCTCTATGGAAAAGCCGGGGTTCGCATTGCGACCTGTGTTGGCGGCATGGATGCCTCGAAAGAACGGCGCAACCTGAGCCAAGGCGCACAGATCGTGGTGGGGACGCCGGGACGGTTGCGCGACCATCTGGAACGTGGCGCGCTTGACCTGTCGGCACTTAAGGTCGCGGTTCTGGATGAAGCCGACGAAATGCTAGACATGGGATTCCGTGAAGAGCTTGAAGAAATATTGAACGCCACACCGGAAGGCCGCCGGACACTGCTGTTTTCGGCGACGATGCCAAAGCCGATCGTATCGCTGGCCAAGCGCTATCAGCGCGATGCCCTGCGCATTTCGACTGTCGGCGAAGATCGCGGACATGGCGATATCAGCTATCAGGTGGTCACGGTTGCCCCGCCTGACATCGAGAATGCTGTGGTCAACCTGCTCCGCCTGCACGAAGCGGAAACGGCGATCCTGTTTTGCGCGACGCGCGAAAATGTTCGCCATTTGCACGCCAATCTGACCGAGCGTGGTTTTAATGTGGTCGCGCTTTCAGGTGAGCATAGCCAGAGCGAACGGAACCAGGCGCTTCAGGCGCTGCGTGACCGTCGTGCGCGCGTATGTGTCGCAACCGATGTCGCCGCGCGCGGTATCGATTTGCCCAACCTGTCATTGGTGGTCCATGTCGAACTGCCCCGCGATGCCGAAGGTTTGCAACACCGTTCAGGCCGCACCGGTCGCGCCGGACGCAAAGGCACCGCCGTACTGATCGTGCCGTATCAGCGCCGCAAGCGCGTCGAATCGATGCTGCGCGGCGCGAAGATCGAGGCGGACTGGATCAAGGTTCCGACCGCCGCCGACATCCGGGCAAAGGATCATGACCGCCTGCTGGAAACGCTTCTGACCCCGGTCGAAGTCGAGGACGAAGACCGGACGCTGGGTGCTCGTCTGCTGGAAACCATGTCGGCGGAAGATATTGCCGCCGCTTTGGTCCGCGTGCACCGTGCCCGTATGCCGCAAGCCGCCGATATGCTCGATGACGGCAGCCGCGAACAACCGCGGGACAACCATCGCGCCGGTTTTGATGACTCGGTCTGGTTTACGCTCAACATTGGTCGGCGCAACAATGCCGATCCCAAATGGATTTTGCCTTTGCTGTGCCGCCGTGGCGGTGTGACCAAGAACGACATTGGCGCGATCCGCATTGCTGCCAATGAAACCCATGTCGGGATCGCGGCCGCCGCCGTTGCGAAATTTGCCAAGGCAATAGCGCAACCGGGGCATGATGAAGACAATGATGTCGAGATCGTGCAGGCCAGCGGCCCTCCCCGCGAAGCCGCGCGCGAAAACAAGCGCCGTGGCCGTGACGGTGACCGTCCGCAACGCGCCCAGTTGGGCGTCAATCCGCGCGGTGACAAGCCTCGCGGCGACCGTCCCTTTGGCGATAAACCGCGTGGCGATCGTCCGCGCGGCGATGGCCCACGCGGCGGCCCGCCCCCGCGCGACGGCGCTCGTCCGTTCCGCAAAGACGGTCCTGCACCGTCGAAACATGGGGTCAAGCACAAGGCGAAGGGCAACCGTCCGCGTTAA
- a CDS encoding acyl-CoA dehydrogenase family protein encodes MDFSYTETQDMIRETLSRFLADTYDFDSRGKMIASATGRDAGIWKALAQDLGMLGASFSEEHGGLGGGHLENALIMEELGKVIAIEPYLQTVVLGGGALKAVGGAIADAVIPEIIGGNVVIAFAYAEPQGRYNLANLRTTAKKDGAGYVLNGHKGVVYAAPWASHLLVTARTGGSGSEAAGVSLFLIDANLPGIVRRDYPTVDGFQASEVYFENVAIPGDALLGGEGAGLPLIEQIVDEATVSVCAEACGVTFKLHQGTLEYARQRNQFGQPISRFQVLQHRMVDMFMEVEQSKSMTTMATLKLDLPAAERMAAVSACKAKVSRAAKFVGQNAIQTHGGIGITQELAIGHYFKRATMIEGQFGSADHHYDRFEKLTLAA; translated from the coding sequence ATGGATTTCAGCTACACCGAAACGCAGGACATGATCCGCGAGACACTCAGCCGGTTTCTCGCCGACACCTATGATTTCGACAGCCGCGGCAAGATGATTGCCAGCGCCACCGGACGCGATGCCGGTATCTGGAAAGCACTGGCCCAGGATCTGGGCATGCTGGGCGCTTCCTTTAGCGAAGAGCATGGCGGTCTGGGTGGCGGACATCTCGAAAACGCACTGATCATGGAAGAATTGGGCAAGGTCATTGCGATCGAGCCCTATTTGCAGACGGTCGTTCTGGGCGGCGGTGCCCTGAAGGCTGTCGGCGGTGCCATTGCGGATGCGGTTATTCCCGAAATCATCGGCGGCAACGTCGTCATTGCCTTTGCCTATGCCGAACCGCAGGGCCGCTATAATCTCGCCAATTTGCGGACCACTGCCAAGAAGGATGGCGCAGGATATGTTCTGAACGGCCATAAGGGCGTGGTTTATGCTGCACCTTGGGCAAGCCACCTGCTCGTGACCGCCCGCACCGGTGGATCGGGCAGCGAAGCCGCTGGCGTTTCGCTCTTCCTGATCGATGCCAATCTGCCCGGAATTGTGCGCCGCGATTATCCAACGGTGGACGGTTTCCAGGCATCCGAAGTCTATTTCGAAAATGTTGCCATCCCAGGCGACGCTCTGCTCGGTGGCGAAGGTGCTGGCCTTCCGCTGATCGAACAGATTGTCGACGAAGCAACGGTATCGGTCTGCGCCGAAGCCTGCGGCGTCACATTCAAGCTGCATCAGGGCACGCTGGAATATGCGCGCCAACGTAACCAGTTTGGCCAGCCCATCTCGCGCTTCCAGGTGCTGCAGCACCGCATGGTCGACATGTTCATGGAAGTTGAACAGAGCAAATCCATGACGACAATGGCGACATTGAAGCTCGACCTGCCTGCCGCCGAACGCATGGCTGCCGTATCCGCCTGCAAAGCGAAGGTATCGCGGGCCGCCAAATTTGTTGGCCAGAACGCCATCCAGACCCATGGCGGTATCGGCATCACTCAGGAATTGGCCATCGGGCACTATTTCAAACGCGCCACAATGATCGAAGGCCAGTTCGGCTCGGCCGACCATCATTATGACCGCTTTGAAAAGCTGACGCTGGCGGCTTAA
- a CDS encoding winged helix-turn-helix transcriptional regulator, translating to MPKRTVIDTRICPVAKSADVLGDRWTLLILRELFFGKERFEHLQSRSGASPQMLTDRLRHLRDKGIIVRIAYQERPIRYRYALTDKGKDLFSVLYAMRNWAERWERAEGDPLAIRYIHRACGQDVGLETTCPHCGEPLGYGDLKGNVVRGAA from the coding sequence ATGCCGAAACGGACCGTCATCGACACGCGTATTTGCCCCGTTGCCAAATCTGCCGACGTGCTTGGGGATCGGTGGACGTTGCTGATCCTGCGCGAACTGTTTTTCGGGAAGGAGCGGTTCGAACACCTTCAGTCGCGCAGCGGCGCGTCGCCGCAAATGCTGACGGACCGGCTTCGGCATTTGCGCGATAAAGGGATTATTGTGAGGATCGCCTATCAGGAGCGGCCGATCCGGTACCGCTACGCGCTCACCGACAAGGGCAAGGATCTGTTCTCGGTTCTCTATGCGATGCGCAATTGGGCCGAGCGGTGGGAACGTGCAGAGGGCGATCCGCTCGCTATCCGTTATATTCACCGCGCCTGCGGTCAGGATGTGGGGCTGGAAACAACCTGCCCCCATTGTGGGGAGCCGCTGGGTTACGGCGACCTTAAAGGAAATGTGGTCAGAGGCGCGGCCTAA
- a CDS encoding phasin family protein, with the protein MASKATTPATSKTAKPAAVKAAPAKAAPVAEKVETKKVEAEKPAAALVTKIVSVEPKPIAQGVTRMTDTVKATTEKATEFFADVREKATEAAEKGKKLAADAVEFNKANVEAMIEAGKIVAKGAQDMGKTNMEYAKKNFEEAQVAVKELTAVKSPTDFVKLQGEWARKGFDTAVAQGSKNTEAMVKLVSDMFQPISNRIAATTELFKKAA; encoded by the coding sequence ATGGCCAGCAAGGCAACTACCCCGGCAACTTCCAAAACTGCGAAACCCGCAGCGGTGAAAGCTGCGCCTGCAAAAGCTGCTCCGGTAGCTGAAAAGGTAGAAACCAAAAAGGTAGAGGCTGAAAAGCCTGCTGCGGCGCTGGTCACCAAGATCGTGTCTGTTGAACCCAAACCGATTGCTCAAGGAGTAACCAGAATGACCGATACTGTTAAAGCCACCACCGAGAAGGCCACTGAATTTTTCGCCGACGTTCGCGAAAAGGCAACCGAAGCTGCTGAAAAAGGCAAGAAGCTTGCTGCAGACGCTGTTGAATTCAACAAGGCCAATGTCGAAGCCATGATCGAAGCCGGCAAGATTGTTGCCAAGGGCGCTCAGGACATGGGCAAGACCAACATGGAATATGCCAAGAAGAATTTCGAAGAAGCACAGGTTGCCGTCAAGGAATTGACCGCAGTCAAGTCGCCTACCGATTTCGTCAAGCTGCAGGGTGAATGGGCTCGCAAGGGCTTCGACACCGCCGTTGCCCAGGGTTCGAAGAACACCGAAGCGATGGTAAAGCTGGTCAGCGACATGTTCCAGCCGATTTCGAACCGCATTGCGGCGACGACCGAACTTTTCAAGAAGGCTGCTTAA
- the clpS gene encoding ATP-dependent Clp protease adapter ClpS has translation MAQDDDDKAGGTPGVGLATRTRPKTQKPSQYKVLLLNDDYTPMEFVVHVLKAFFSMDTDQATRVMLHVHQKGVGVCGIFTYEVAETKVTQVMDFAQKNQHPLQCTLEKA, from the coding sequence ATGGCCCAAGACGACGACGACAAAGCAGGCGGCACCCCCGGCGTAGGACTTGCCACGCGCACGCGGCCCAAGACCCAGAAGCCGAGCCAGTATAAGGTGCTCCTGCTCAACGACGATTATACGCCGATGGAATTTGTCGTTCATGTCCTGAAAGCCTTTTTCTCGATGGACACCGATCAGGCCACACGCGTGATGCTTCATGTCCATCAAAAGGGCGTCGGTGTCTGCGGGATCTTCACCTATGAAGTTGCCGAAACCAAGGTGACGCAGGTCATGGATTTTGCGCAGAAGAACCAGCACCCGCTGCAGTGTACGCTTGAAAAGGCCTGA
- a CDS encoding SDR family NAD(P)-dependent oxidoreductase yields MSAALIVGAGDATGGAIARAFAREGYTACVNRRARNVAQLETLVQSIEAEGFAAKAYPGDARLEEDVTAMVDAIERDVGPINVAVFNIGANVNFSILETTAQVYRKVWEMAAFAGFLMGREVAKRMVTRGHGTIIFTGATASLRGGKGFSAFSGAKGALRMLAQSMARELGPQNIHVAHVVIDGGIDTEFIRGLRADFDEAKALDKVLSPDAIAAQYVVLHKQHRSAWTHELDLRPWAETF; encoded by the coding sequence ATGAGTGCTGCATTGATTGTAGGGGCAGGCGATGCCACCGGCGGGGCGATTGCACGGGCCTTTGCGCGTGAAGGCTATACCGCCTGCGTCAACCGCCGGGCGCGGAATGTGGCGCAGCTGGAAACGCTGGTGCAGTCCATCGAAGCCGAAGGCTTTGCCGCCAAGGCCTATCCCGGTGACGCACGGCTGGAAGAAGATGTGACCGCGATGGTCGACGCCATCGAGCGCGATGTGGGCCCAATCAATGTGGCGGTGTTCAACATTGGCGCGAATGTGAACTTCTCCATCCTCGAAACTACCGCGCAAGTGTACCGGAAAGTCTGGGAAATGGCGGCCTTTGCCGGGTTCCTGATGGGCCGTGAAGTTGCCAAACGCATGGTGACGCGCGGTCACGGCACAATCATCTTTACAGGGGCGACGGCGTCGCTTCGCGGCGGCAAGGGTTTTTCCGCTTTTTCGGGTGCGAAGGGTGCGTTGCGGATGCTGGCGCAATCCATGGCGCGGGAATTGGGGCCACAGAATATCCATGTCGCCCATGTCGTGATCGACGGTGGCATCGATACCGAATTCATCCGCGGCCTTCGCGCTGACTTTGACGAGGCAAAGGCACTGGATAAGGTCCTGTCGCCCGATGCCATAGCAGCGCAATATGTTGTGCTGCACAAGCAACATCGCAGCGCGTGGACGCATGAGCTCGACCTGCGGCCCTGGGCGGAGACATTCTGA
- a CDS encoding alpha/beta fold hydrolase, translating into MCRPLRPFYGNVHAALHNKSTLRQKTMLGYAIQMADSPSFPPFIDPEQFTKMIEGTGAVSTDPLAAYQKALDAWGQVLAPLAKAGRDKVDPKDRRFSGPQWEHPVFDLVRQSYQVMSDYMLGAAAQLDNIPEAEKAKIGFAIRTVVEAMSPANSPFTNPVALEKAVETKGASLMSGMQHLLHDMQRGQLTHTDPNAFRLGENIAATPGKVVHQTPLYQLLQYEPTTEKVLETPLIIFPPWINRFYILDLTAEKSFIKWCVDQGITVFVVSWKSADSTMKDIVWDDYIAAQIDAIDTVCAGLKVDDVHTIGYCVAGTTLAATLAILAAKGEADKVKSATFFTAQVDFSRGGELLNFIDEHQLAMVEALAAPQGYLDGRFLALTFNMLRGKDLIWSTVVKNYLLGEEYPAFDLLHWNGDVTNLPAKWHREYLCDLYRDNKLVVPGALSALGTPIDLTKVKTPTYIQAGREDHIAPVESVWKLQDHFTGPVKFLLAGSGHIAGVVNPPVQQKYQYWTNDAKVGSLEEFIAGATETKGSWWPDWLSWLQHGSDKMVAVKGARVPGEGTLKALESAPGSYVKAR; encoded by the coding sequence ATGTGCCGCCCCTTGCGCCCTTTTTACGGTAATGTCCATGCTGCGCTGCACAATAAATCGACGCTTCGCCAAAAGACGATGTTGGGTTATGCAATCCAAATGGCCGATTCACCTTCCTTCCCCCCCTTCATAGACCCCGAACAATTCACCAAGATGATCGAGGGGACCGGCGCGGTTTCCACCGATCCCTTAGCGGCCTACCAGAAGGCTCTGGATGCCTGGGGTCAGGTGCTCGCACCGCTCGCAAAGGCGGGACGTGACAAGGTCGATCCAAAAGACAGACGTTTTTCGGGGCCGCAATGGGAACATCCCGTTTTCGATCTCGTGCGACAAAGCTATCAGGTGATGTCGGACTATATGCTGGGTGCCGCTGCGCAACTCGACAATATCCCGGAGGCAGAAAAAGCAAAAATCGGCTTTGCGATCCGCACCGTGGTCGAGGCGATGAGCCCGGCAAACTCGCCCTTTACCAATCCTGTCGCTCTGGAAAAGGCGGTCGAGACCAAGGGTGCGAGCCTGATGTCCGGCATGCAGCATTTGCTGCACGATATGCAGCGTGGCCAATTGACCCATACCGACCCCAATGCGTTTCGCCTTGGCGAGAATATTGCGGCGACACCGGGCAAAGTGGTCCATCAGACGCCGCTTTACCAATTGCTGCAATATGAACCCACGACCGAGAAGGTTCTTGAAACCCCGCTGATTATCTTTCCGCCATGGATCAACCGTTTCTACATTCTCGACCTGACCGCGGAAAAAAGCTTCATCAAATGGTGCGTCGATCAGGGCATCACGGTATTTGTCGTGTCGTGGAAGTCCGCCGACAGCACGATGAAGGACATCGTGTGGGACGACTATATTGCTGCACAGATTGACGCCATCGATACGGTGTGCGCCGGATTGAAAGTCGATGATGTGCACACCATCGGCTATTGTGTTGCGGGCACGACCTTGGCTGCAACGCTGGCCATCCTCGCGGCGAAGGGCGAAGCGGATAAGGTAAAGAGCGCGACTTTCTTCACCGCGCAGGTCGACTTCAGCCGCGGCGGCGAATTGCTCAACTTCATTGACGAACATCAACTCGCCATGGTCGAGGCCCTCGCCGCGCCGCAGGGTTATCTGGATGGCCGCTTTCTGGCGCTGACCTTCAATATGCTGCGCGGAAAAGACCTGATCTGGTCAACCGTCGTCAAAAACTATCTGCTCGGCGAAGAATATCCGGCATTCGACTTGCTGCACTGGAATGGGGACGTCACAAATCTTCCGGCCAAATGGCACCGCGAATATCTGTGCGACCTTTACCGCGATAACAAGCTTGTCGTCCCCGGTGCCTTGTCCGCCTTGGGAACGCCGATTGACCTGACCAAAGTCAAAACGCCGACCTATATTCAGGCCGGACGCGAAGATCATATTGCGCCGGTGGAAAGCGTCTGGAAATTGCAGGATCACTTTACCGGCCCGGTCAAGTTCCTGCTGGCGGGAAGCGGGCATATTGCAGGCGTCGTCAATCCGCCGGTGCAGCAAAAATATCAATATTGGACCAACGACGCGAAGGTTGGTTCGCTGGAAGAGTTTATCGCGGGCGCAACCGAGACCAAGGGCAGTTGGTGGCCCGACTGGTTGTCATGGCTACAGCATGGCAGCGATAAAATGGTAGCCGTCAAAGGCGCGCGCGTGCCCGGTGAAGGCACGCTGAAGGCGCTGGAATCTGCGCCGGGCAGTTATGTGAAGGCGCGCTGA
- a CDS encoding 2-hydroxychromene-2-carboxylate isomerase, producing the protein MAKSFEFLFDFGGPNSYLAHKMLPELCARTGAEAVYTPILLGGLFKLTNNQAPLMRYAETPAKRNYEMLEFDRFVKAHSIPFRMNPNFPINSLYLMRGAVAAQHLGCFMPYVEAIMAAMWEKGLNTGDLDVVRKVLEDADLDSAAILAKADDPDVKAELVANTEKAAGRGAFGVPTFFVGPDMYWGKERLGQVEDALTAS; encoded by the coding sequence ATGGCAAAAAGCTTTGAATTTCTGTTCGATTTCGGCGGACCCAACAGCTATCTTGCGCATAAAATGCTGCCGGAGCTCTGCGCGCGTACCGGGGCAGAAGCGGTCTACACGCCCATCCTTTTGGGCGGACTGTTCAAGCTGACCAATAATCAGGCCCCGCTAATGCGCTATGCGGAGACGCCCGCCAAGCGGAACTATGAAATGCTGGAGTTTGACCGCTTCGTCAAAGCGCACTCCATTCCGTTCCGGATGAACCCGAACTTCCCGATCAATTCGCTATATCTCATGCGCGGCGCGGTCGCGGCGCAGCATCTCGGATGCTTCATGCCCTATGTCGAGGCGATCATGGCCGCCATGTGGGAAAAGGGCCTGAATACCGGCGATCTTGACGTGGTGCGCAAGGTTCTGGAAGATGCCGACCTCGACAGTGCGGCCATATTGGCCAAAGCCGACGACCCCGACGTAAAGGCCGAGCTTGTCGCAAACACCGAAAAGGCGGCGGGGCGCGGAGCCTTTGGCGTGCCTACCTTCTTTGTCGGGCCGGACATGTACTGGGGCAAGGAAAGACTGGGACAGGTCGAGGACGCATTGACCGCGTCGTAA